One Gammaproteobacteria bacterium genomic window, CTGTTGTTCGGTATTGGCGACCTGCATACCGCCGTGGCGGTGGACCATCTCCTGGGTGCGCGCGAAATCGTGGTCAAGTCCGTTGGTCCACAGATTGGTCGCGTGCATGAAATCTCCGGCGCGACCATTCTTGGAGATGGTCGCGTGGTCATTATCCTCGACATGGGAGCGCTCATTCGCAAAAATGTCGCCTTGCACGGTACCCTGTTACCAAAACAGAATTTGTCGGAGCAGTTCTGCAAGGTCGAGGATAAATCTGGAATATTAGTCTTAGTGGTGGATGACTCTATTACCGTGCGCAAAGTTACAGCGCGACTGCTAGAACGCCACAACATGAGGGTGCTAACTGCACGCGATGGCGTGGATGCCGTGGCCATGCTGCAAAAACATATTCCGGATCTCGTGGTGATGGACATCGAGATGCCACGCATGGATGGCTATGAATTGGCCTCTTATATACGGGATGAGCCACGATTGCGCGATATTCCGATTATTATGATCACCTCGCGGACCGGCACCAAGCACCGCGAACGTGCTGCACAAGTTGGAGTAAATCACTATCTGGGCAAACCTTACCAAGAAACGGAACTGTTGGAAGTTGTCCATCGGCTGCGTCCCTCCAGAACGGGAGGCACTCCACAGGCATTTTCTTCATTTCGTGCGGGAAATTTTGCGCGTCCATTAAGAATCATTAATTAGATTCGTCAATCACCCCACGGCTATAAACCGTGGGACTTGTGAAAGCAAGCCTGATTGACCAGCCTAAGTTCGGGAAATCGAGCTACGTTGCAATAAAGTAGGACTTTATCATTAAAGGCAGCATTTCCTACCTTTCACCCGTCGGGATCAAGAGGTTTCCTCGCCGAGGATCTATGAAGATTAACTCTGTAATTCGTAGCCTACTCCTCCCCTTGATTGGGGATCCATTATTGTTGCCTAGTGTGGTGCTGGCGGAGGTAATTAGTTATCGAATGCCAGAATTTCTCTCAGGCGCGCCATCCTGGTTGCTGGGATTGGTTGAATGGCGGGGTATCTCGGTACCTGTGCTTTCCTTTGAGGAATTTAGGAATAATTCACTAAACGATGCTTATCCAGCGACAACGCCACTCGGTACTCGCATCGCAATTCTCAACGGAATTACCGACAATCCGCTCCTTCCTTTTTTAGGATTACGTATCCAAGGGATTCCACGCTTAGTATTGGTTCGAGAAGGCGACCTGATTCTATGTAAAGATAAAACATCTCGCGCCGATGCTAATTCAACCATGTATCTTACAGTTGAACTTTTGGATCAACCCGCGTTTATCCCTGATCTGGAAGCATTTGAATTATTGATATCCTCTTATATGAAAAATGAAAGCAGGATTTCGAGTAGTGAATAAAGGTAAAAATATGGTCAGTTATAATCTATTTAAAAAAAATGAATTATTCTCTTCGACAGATAATGGACTGATGCATCCACTGAAAAAATTAGTCACGGCTAGTCCTGATGGCATTGGCCAGTTGATGGATCGAATACAGGAATTACAAAAACTTTCCTTGAAAGTATCGGATATTCTGACTCCCCAATTAATCCCACATTGTCAAGTAGCAAATGTACGCGGTACGGTATTGGTGTTACAGGTGGACTCATCGGCCTGGGCAACGCGGTTACATTATCAGGTACCAGCAATCCTTGATTATTTACAAACGCATGGCTGGTCAACGTTAAGCGAAATTCAGGTGCGAGTGGGTTCCCCCGAGCCAATACCCGCGCCTCCCGCGCCTCCTACAGAAATGAGTAAGAAAACTATTGAATTGTTGCTCACCCTGGCACGAACCGATCCCGACGTAAAGCTTCGTGCGGCGTGGGGAAAGCTGGCAAGTCATGGCATGATGCAATAAAAGGTTGATTAGTCATGGCTGAATTAAGGTTATCCTTCATAGAAGATGGTCATGAAAAAATAATCGTTGCGGATAAGGACGAATTTATCATCGGCCGTTTTCCAGATTGTGATTTACAATTATCTTATAGTGGAATTTCTCGCTATCATTGTCGATTATTAAAAATGGCCAACGGTGATTGGGAAATTGAGGATCGAGGTAGCAAGAATGGAACTATTCTGAATAACAAGTTAATCAAATCAAAGGAAAAACTTAAGCAGGGTGATGCTATTAAATTGGATAACATCACTATCAGCGTTTCGGTTACTACGCCTGCTGCCTTTTTGAATCCAGACATGACTTTGATTGGGAGCGTAGAAGCATTTCAAAAGCAGTGGATAGAAGCAAAAACAAAAAAATTGGAAATGAAAAGTGGGCAAGAAAGTCTAAATAACTATAATACCGCCATAGATCGATTACAATATTTAGTAGAAATTGCAAAACTATTAAGTAGTGCCGAGTCCATAGAAGAAATTTTTGCGAGGGTCAAGGAAATAATTCTAAGGGAATTACCAATGTTGGATCGTTTGGCGTTATTGGTTGATGTTGAAGGTAATGGAAATCTGAAATTAATGGATGCTACATTGAAAGGCGTCGCCACAAAAAATAAATTATCTTCCGATTTAAGCTGGATTAGTAAAACCATTGTTGAAATGGTATTTACTAAAAAGGTGGCAATTAAAACTGCCGATGCTCAAGCTGACTCACGTTTCGAGGGAGGAATGACTATTGTCAGTAAAGGGATTCGTAGTGCCTTAGCAGTCCCCTTGCTGGATAAAAATCAGATATTTGGAATTCTTTATGGCGACGCCCTGATCTCCCATGATAATTGGCAACGCGGTGGAGACGAGGATTTAAGTTTTTTTTCCGCAGTGGGTAATTTACTCGCTTCGAGCGTGCAAAGATGGCTGTTGTCGCGCAAATTAAGAGGAGAAGAAATTATGCGTCAAAGACTTGAACGCTACCATTCTCCTGCGATAGTACAACAATTATTAAAATCAGGTTTATCTGATGGTCGTTTAACACCAATAGAAGCCGATATCAGTATCATGTTCGC contains:
- a CDS encoding chemosensory pili system protein ChpC, with the protein product MKINSVIRSLLLPLIGDPLLLPSVVLAEVISYRMPEFLSGAPSWLLGLVEWRGISVPVLSFEEFRNNSLNDAYPATTPLGTRIAILNGITDNPLLPFLGLRIQGIPRLVLVREGDLILCKDKTSRADANSTMYLTVELLDQPAFIPDLEAFELLISSYMKNESRISSSE
- a CDS encoding conserved hypothetical protein (Evidence 4 : Unknown function but conserved in other organisms); the encoded protein is MKAGFRVVNKGKNMVSYNLFKKNELFSSTDNGLMHPLKKLVTASPDGIGQLMDRIQELQKLSLKVSDILTPQLIPHCQVANVRGTVLVLQVDSSAWATRLHYQVPAILDYLQTHGWSTLSEIQVRVGSPEPIPAPPAPPTEMSKKTIELLLTLARTDPDVKLRAAWGKLASHGMMQ
- a CDS encoding adenylate cyclase is translated as MAELRLSFIEDGHEKIIVADKDEFIIGRFPDCDLQLSYSGISRYHCRLLKMANGDWEIEDRGSKNGTILNNKLIKSKEKLKQGDAIKLDNITISVSVTTPAAFLNPDMTLIGSVEAFQKQWIEAKTKKLEMKSGQESLNNYNTAIDRLQYLVEIAKLLSSAESIEEIFARVKEIILRELPMLDRLALLVDVEGNGNLKLMDATLKGVATKNKLSSDLSWISKTIVEMVFTKKVAIKTADAQADSRFEGGMTIVSKGIRSALAVPLLDKNQIFGILYGDALISHDNWQRGGDEDLSFFSAVGNLLASSVQRWLLSRKLRGEEIMRQRLERYHSPAIVQQLLKSGLSDGRLTPIEADISIMFADIVGFTALSERLSPAKIAKLLNNLFEEMLREIFKVGGTLDKFIGDCIMAFFGAPEPQDDHAERAVIAAKRMLDRLRVLNENNTLGENIQLRISINSGKAVVGDVGSSQRVDYTVLGPTINLAARMEAICPPGHCVISENTYKLLRSDFELELMGEHRFKGISRMILVYKIKN